From the genome of Populus trichocarpa isolate Nisqually-1 chromosome 15, P.trichocarpa_v4.1, whole genome shotgun sequence, one region includes:
- the LOC18105965 gene encoding uncharacterized protein LOC18105965, with translation MGTYITVAKVVYLAALEEDWDRMIHACSGISNIYVMSPVTVSEDTPLHLAVYSKKVEPLQTLLDIAKKNSMLGNPYTKKNAYGNTVLHEAVFAGNMEAVQHLLKFTPKEQGEFHPSMQLQTKNALGETPLYRAAACGKKEIVEYLAGQTGQISEGKLSEDHRKREDSKPILHAAIQGQHFDTALTLLNLDPSLYEMKDDQGMTCLHVLAGMPSAFKSGYALRPITVTNLFYRCLSAAKGDGDQSRSKKGWPVVERIRKEKRKHESALELAKELIKKNQRKWWQSIKVKPTKVNIETPGQAGRGGQSERQGGGGNPGGRGNPGGGGEGQEGAREGVDTGKGGGGGEVENNENVQPMIEENRRQERPPSPPNPLFIATSNGIVEIAEEILDKFPQAIELVNVKGQNILHLAVMHRQREIFRLVRKKNLLVTRMSSSVDNNGFTLLHQVAHVKHYSGGAKPGPALQLQEEIKWFKRVQRVVPPSLAEKRVLWVVPNDKNYNFTAFELFQEEHKGQLKLAQDWIEKTSQSCSAVAVLLATVVFAAAYTIPGGSDDRGFPIFLHDRFFIAFTVLDVTALASSLTSVVMFLSILTTPFECEKFYHNIPRKLILGFTLLFFSVMTTMLAFSCTSFSRSLEEVMDQRSDVHGCFPSRVSICSNAVPFICRIYDYYEGLL, from the exons ATGGGGACATATATAACTGTAGCGAAGGTTGTCTACCTAGCAGCCTTGGAAGAAGACTGGGATAGGATGATTCATGCTTGCAGTGGCATCAGTAATATCTACGTGATGTCTCCAGTAACGGTTTCGGAAGATACTCCATTGCACCTGGCAGTGTATAGCAAAAAGGTTGAGCCGCTTCAAACTCTACTCGatattgccaaaaaaaattcaatgctcGGGAATCCCTATACAAAAAAGAACGCGTATGGAAATACAGTTCTTCATGAAGCAGTTTTTGCTGGAAATATGGAAGCAGTACAGCACTTACTCAAGTTTACCCCTAAAGAACAGGgtgaatttcatccttcaatgcaACTTCAGACTAAAAACGCGCTTGGGGAGACTCCATTGTATAGAGCTGCTGCATGTGGTAAGAAAGAAATAGTGGAGTATTTAGCTGGACAAACGGGCCAAATCTCAGAGGGAAAGCTATCAGAGGATCACCGCAAGAGAGAAGATTCAAAGCCGATTCTTCATGCTGCCATCCAAGGACAACACTTTG ACACTGCTCTGACGTTGCTGAACCTGGATCCATCACTTTATGAAATGAAGGACGATCAGGGAATGACCTGTCTTCATGTCCTTGCTGGGATGCCTAGTGCTTTCAAGAGTGGATATGCACTGCGCCCAATTACCGTTACGAACTTGTTCTACCGTT GCCTTTCCGCTGCAAAGGGTGATGGCGACCAGAGCCGGAGTAAAAAAG GATGGCCAGTGGTGGAAAGAATCCGGAAAGAAAAGCGCAAGCATGAATCTGCATTGGAACTTGCCAAGGAGCTTATCAAAAAGAACCAGCGTAAATGGTGGCAATCTATCAAAGTGAAGCCTACCAAAGTTAATATCGAGACCCCTGGTCAAGCAGGAAGAGGAGGACAAAGTGAAAGACAAGGAGGGGGAGGAAACCCAGGAGGAAGAGGAAACCCAGGAGGAGGAGGCGAAGGACAAGAGGGAGCAAGAGAAGGAGTGGACACTGGAAAAGGAGGGGGAGGTGGAGAGGtggaaaataatgaaaatgttCAACCCATGATAGAAGAAAATAGAAGACAAGAGAGGCCTCCTTCGCCTCCAAACCCGCTGTTTATAGCAACTAGTAATGGAATAGTAGAGATTGCTGAAGAGATACTTGATAAATTTCCTCAGGCTATTGAGCTTGTTAATGTTAAGGGGCAGAACATATTGCACTTGGCCGTGATGCATCGACAGCGGGAGATTTTCCGTCTTGTGAGGAAAAAGAACTTACTAGTGACCAGGATGAGTTCGAGCGTAGATAATAATGGCTTCACATTGTTGCACCAAGTTGCACACGTGAAGCACTACAGCGGAGGAGCCAAGCCCGGCCCTGCTCTCCAGCtacaagaagaaataaaatggttCAAG CGAGTGCAGAGGGTGGTTCCACCTTCTCTGGCCGAGAAGCGGGTACTGTGGGTGGTTCCGAATGACAAGAATTACAACTTCACTGCATTCGAGCTCTTCCAAGAGGAGCATAAAGGTCAACTCAAGTTGGCGCAAGATTGGATCGAGAAAACCTCTCAGTCATGCTCAGCAGTAGCCGTTCTTTTGGCCACCGTTGTCTTTGCTGCCGCTTACACTATACCTGGAGGTTCTGACGATCGTGGCTTTCCCATTTTCCTTCACGACCGTTTCTTCATAGCTTTCACTGTCTTGGATGTTACCGCCTTGGCGAGCTCCCTGACCTCAGTTGTGATGTTCCTTTCTATCCTCACCACTCCTTTCGAATGCGAGAAATTCTATCACAATATTCCTCGGAAACTGATACTGGGCTTTACTTTGCTCTTCTTCTCAGTGATGACAACCATGCTTGCTTTTTCATGCACTTCTTTTAGTCGTTCGCTTGAAGAAGTCATGGACCAGAGGTCTGATGTCCATGGCTGCTTTCCTTCCCGTGTCAGTATTTGCAGTAATGCAGTTCCCTTTATATGTCGCATTTATGACTACTATGAAGGACTTCTATAA